In uncultured Cohaesibacter sp., a genomic segment contains:
- a CDS encoding LysR substrate-binding domain-containing protein → MKLSINQMRAVEAVVRTGSFSAAAKELGISQPSVSNHLSALEKHYRTQLIHRNGRQAEATETCREILSRIRSVLAMTDEIEHALEGRRRMQAGSLRLGYSTYQFAMPILSDFMMKFPDVEIEARSMASNDLLPLLEDGKFDVVFITAEEAPLGLHFEKIRTEPIVLVVPPDHPLCEKGTASWRDVANHALVQRENSSGTRRLFEKAARRAGYELNTVLALGSWGAIVTTINAGMGIGVAMEGEVLPSNNLVTIPIEDDALYVSHYVACLPEMQHVSAIRAMFDSVFDKGGIIRSVV, encoded by the coding sequence ATGAAATTGTCGATTAATCAGATGCGTGCCGTTGAAGCCGTTGTGCGCACTGGCAGCTTTTCCGCTGCAGCCAAGGAGTTGGGCATTTCCCAGCCATCGGTTTCGAACCATCTGTCTGCATTGGAAAAGCACTATCGCACGCAATTGATTCATCGAAATGGCCGACAGGCGGAAGCCACCGAGACCTGCCGGGAGATCCTCTCGCGCATTCGCTCTGTGCTTGCCATGACCGATGAAATTGAACATGCCCTTGAAGGGCGCAGGCGCATGCAGGCAGGATCTTTGCGTCTCGGCTATTCTACCTATCAGTTTGCTATGCCGATCCTGTCTGATTTCATGATGAAGTTTCCCGATGTTGAAATCGAGGCGCGGTCAATGGCCTCCAATGATCTGCTGCCCCTGCTGGAGGATGGCAAATTTGATGTCGTCTTCATTACCGCAGAGGAAGCCCCTCTGGGGTTGCATTTCGAGAAAATCCGCACGGAACCGATCGTGCTTGTTGTGCCGCCTGATCACCCGTTATGTGAGAAGGGCACAGCCAGCTGGCGCGATGTCGCCAACCATGCTCTGGTCCAGCGTGAGAATAGCTCCGGAACAAGACGGCTTTTTGAGAAAGCGGCAAGAAGAGCTGGCTATGAGCTTAATACGGTTCTGGCTTTGGGCTCCTGGGGGGCAATTGTAACCACCATCAATGCCGGAATGGGCATAGGGGTGGCAATGGAAGGGGAGGTGCTCCCGTCCAATAATCTCGTGACGATTCCCATCGAAGATGATGCCCTCTATGTCTCGCATTATGTCGCCTGCTTGCCGGAAATGCAGCATGTATCCGCAATCCGGGCAATGTTTGATTCTGTCTTTGACAAGGGCGGCATCATAAGGAGTGTTGTGTAA
- a CDS encoding DUF4424 family protein encodes MRQRPNFTPARALAGRFMIAHVTQPSRLTLAALAALALTFAISLSCSRALANDSTAMIDATGIRLIETHAISLDVEDLYLSPQQVQIHYEFVNNSDQNQHMLVAFPVPEIDSHPETNYAISPVSPLNFLDFHVSSNGQDIMPGIEIKLTLNGVDFTSDILKTGIPLSRFDPTYYDKLEALAEPDRMHLASLGLIDWQPGEEYIEPKWKMQTIYYWYQDFPANSRTVIDHSYSPVVGGGIISEEYGVQDNVDRFCIDDGFIRGFRRLLAKGGHAETLSKEVRYILKTANNWLGPIGDFRLVIDKEKPENLVTLCINGIRKIAPTQFEFRARNYVPDQDIDLMVVEMPDW; translated from the coding sequence ATGCGCCAACGACCAAACTTTACCCCTGCCCGCGCTCTGGCGGGACGCTTCATGATCGCCCATGTAACCCAGCCAAGTCGTTTAACACTGGCGGCTCTTGCCGCGCTGGCCCTGACATTTGCCATCAGCCTCTCCTGCTCTCGCGCTCTGGCCAATGATTCAACCGCAATGATCGACGCCACTGGCATTCGCCTGATCGAAACCCATGCCATTTCGCTCGATGTGGAAGATCTCTATCTCAGCCCGCAGCAGGTGCAGATCCATTATGAGTTCGTCAACAATTCCGACCAGAACCAGCATATGCTGGTGGCCTTTCCGGTTCCGGAAATCGACTCCCATCCGGAAACCAACTATGCCATATCGCCGGTCAGCCCGCTCAATTTCCTAGATTTCCACGTTTCATCAAACGGGCAGGACATCATGCCCGGCATCGAAATCAAGTTGACGCTGAATGGTGTCGATTTTACCAGCGACATCCTCAAGACCGGCATTCCGCTCAGCCGCTTTGATCCAACCTATTATGACAAGCTGGAAGCGCTGGCCGAGCCGGATCGGATGCATCTAGCCTCACTGGGCCTGATCGACTGGCAGCCAGGCGAGGAATATATCGAACCAAAATGGAAGATGCAGACCATCTATTACTGGTATCAGGATTTTCCCGCCAACAGCCGCACGGTGATTGACCACAGCTACAGCCCGGTTGTCGGTGGAGGCATCATCAGTGAGGAATATGGCGTTCAGGACAATGTCGACCGCTTCTGCATTGATGATGGTTTCATTCGCGGCTTCCGACGTCTGCTGGCCAAGGGAGGTCACGCCGAAACCCTCAGCAAGGAAGTGCGCTATATTCTCAAGACAGCCAACAACTGGCTCGGGCCGATCGGGGATTTCCGCCTTGTCATCGACAAGGAGAAACCGGAAAATCTGGTCACCCTGTGCATCAATGGCATCCGCAAGATCGCTCCGACCCAATTTGAGTTTCGCGCCCGCAATTATGTCCCCGATCAGGATATCGACTTGATGGTGGTCGAAATGCCGGATTGGTAA
- a CDS encoding tellurite resistance TerB family protein, with amino-acid sequence MFDASKLINEFLGASGAPGTGAQPGTSAQKAEMQSGDWMQRGKDYLSQNAGGIGGGALAGGLAGYMMGSKKGRKMAKKAATYGGLALVAGLAYKAYSDYKGKQAGVPVVDGQVGSGEKTIPAHLHRPAGDTRQLSHVPVVPMGSGFEINEMTERATGFGATLVSAMIAAAKADGTIDAREQRAIFDKIGQEDLSAEEKGFLLDQINKPLDIDSLVSQVQSTEQAMEVYVASLMAIEPDTPSEQAYLSLLAARLGLEPVLIEQIHQTLLETED; translated from the coding sequence ATGTTTGATGCATCTAAACTGATCAATGAATTTCTGGGCGCGAGCGGCGCGCCGGGTACCGGTGCGCAGCCGGGCACCAGTGCGCAAAAGGCAGAAATGCAATCTGGAGATTGGATGCAACGGGGCAAGGATTATCTCTCGCAGAATGCCGGTGGCATCGGTGGTGGCGCCCTTGCGGGCGGTCTGGCAGGCTATATGATGGGGTCCAAGAAAGGGCGCAAAATGGCCAAGAAGGCGGCCACCTATGGCGGCTTGGCCTTGGTGGCTGGCCTCGCCTACAAGGCCTATTCTGATTACAAGGGAAAACAGGCGGGAGTGCCCGTTGTTGATGGTCAGGTGGGATCGGGCGAGAAAACCATCCCGGCCCATTTGCATAGACCGGCGGGCGACACACGGCAATTGTCCCATGTGCCTGTCGTCCCCATGGGATCCGGTTTTGAAATCAATGAAATGACTGAGCGTGCAACCGGCTTCGGGGCTACGCTCGTCAGTGCCATGATTGCGGCCGCCAAGGCCGACGGCACCATCGACGCCAGGGAACAGCGGGCGATTTTCGACAAGATCGGACAGGAGGATCTGAGCGCCGAGGAAAAGGGCTTTCTGCTGGACCAGATCAACAAACCGCTTGATATCGACAGCCTCGTCTCTCAGGTCCAAAGCACCGAGCAAGCCATGGAGGTCTATGTGGCTTCCCTGATGGCGATCGAACCGGATACGCCCTCCGAGCAGGCCTATCTGTCGCTGCTCGCGGCCCGGCTCGGGCTGGAACCGGTTTTGATCGAGCAGATCCATCAAACCCTGCTGGAAACCGAAGACTAG